The stretch of DNA GGGGTGTTACTTATGATGGACATAAAATTATGGATGATTGTTTGGTTCTGCAAAATGTGTAGATAGGGAGGTTGTCTGCTGGAATCTCATTTCTGTTGGCATATTCTTTTTACCTCTTCTCCAATTGTCTTCCAATCCCTTTTGGCTTCCTCCATGATTTTTGGGTTTCTCAGTATTGCTGCTGGATGGTATGTTGCTATGATCTTTATTTCTCCATGTAGACTTATGATTCTATGTATTCTCCCATGAGCTTCATTCATGCTTTTGAATTTCAATCCATACTTGTTGAATATGTATTTTGATGATATGTTTCCTAGGCATACTATTAGCTTAGGATTTATTGTTGCAATCTGCCTATTGAGGTATAGTGATGTGCATACCTCCACCTCTTCATCTGTTGGCTGCCTATTTCCTGGCGGCCTACATTTGACAACGTTGGTTATGTAAATCATCCCCCTAGATACACCCACACTCTCCATTAACTCGTCTAGAAGTTTCCCTGCAGCTCCAACGAATGGTCTCCCCTGTAAGTCTTCATTGGCTCCTGGAGCTTCACCTATAAATATGATTCCACATCTATAATCCCCCTCCCCTGGAACTGCATTAACTCTATTGGCATGTAGTGGACACTTCTTGCAAGCTTTAATTTCCAAAGCTATCTTCTCCAACTCTCCCCCCATCATTTTCGCATGATAGTAATTCAAATCTAAACCCTCCAAAATCTTTTGCTACACTCATCCTTCCATAATTGGAGAATTTAAATTTCATGCTATTCTCCCATGTACTCTGGGAATGTTTTAATTCTCAGATTACATATTTTTGTTGGTGTTGCATTTTTGAGTTTCCTAGTGACTGGGGCTGCTGGGTTTATTGGTAGTCACCTATGTGATTTCCTACTTTCAATGGGGTTTAGGGTTATTGGATTGGATAACCTCTCAACTGGATGCCTCTCCAACCTCTCCAATTCCCTTGGGTATAGTTCGTTTAGGTTTATTAGGGGGGATATATTAACCCCTGAGGGGTGGGTTGGGGATGTTGGCCTTGTTGATGGGGTATATCATTTTGCAGCTAACCCTGAAGTTAGGCAATCCACCATTGACCCCCTAAACCATTATAAATGTAATGTTGAGGGGACATTGAATGTTTTGGAGTTTTGTAGGAAGTTTAAGGTTAAACATTTTGTTTTCGCTTCAAGTAGCACTGTTTATGGGGATCCTGAAGTTATACCTACACCTGAAAGTCATCCAATTAAGCCCATAAGTATTTATGGAGCTACAAAAGCCATGTGTGAATTCCTTTGCCAAGCATACTCCAAGCTTTATGGTTTTAAATGCTTAATCCTAAGGTATGCAAATATTGTTGGGCCAAGGCTTAAACATGGAGTCATATATGATTTCATGGAGAAGCTTAGGAGGGATAAGTCTAAGCTTGAAATTCTTGGTGATGGAACTCAAGTGAAAAGCTACCTATACATTACTGATGCATTGAATGCCACATTTAAGGCTTATGAGAAGCTTGTTGAAGAGGATTATCCATTCGAAATTTATAATGTTGGGTCCATGGATCAATTGACGGTTAAGGAGATTGCCGACATTGTGGTTTCAAGGATGGGTTTGAGTGGCGTGATGTACGTGTATAAGCCAGTAACAGCTGATGGTAGGGGTTGGCCTGGGGATGTTAAAGTAATGCTATTGGATACATCGAAATTGACTTTTAAGACTGGTTGGAAGCCAATCTATGATAGTAGGAGGTCCGTGGAGGAGACTGTGAAGAGCATCCTATTAAGCCAATAATTGCTTGAGTTTCAAATCCTCCAATTTATATGCTGGATAAATTTTCACTCCCCCATAATCCATCTCCTGATTTAATGTTATCATTACACCACTCTCGGCATTTATGTATTCCATGTTCCCCTTAAACT from Candidatus Methanomethylicota archaeon encodes:
- a CDS encoding uracil-DNA glycosylase, with the translated sequence MEKIALEIKACKKCPLHANRVNAVPGEGDYRCGIIFIGEAPGANEDLQGRPFVGAAGKLLDELMESVGVSRGMIYITNVVKCRPPGNRQPTDEEVEVCTSLYLNRQIATINPKLIVCLGNISSKYIFNKYGLKFKSMNEAHGRIHRIISLHGEIKIIATYHPAAILRNPKIMEEAKRDWKTIGEEVKRICQQK
- a CDS encoding GDP-mannose 4,6-dehydratase, translated to MSFLVTGAAGFIGSHLCDFLLSMGFRVIGLDNLSTGCLSNLSNSLGYSSFRFIRGDILTPEGWVGDVGLVDGVYHFAANPEVRQSTIDPLNHYKCNVEGTLNVLEFCRKFKVKHFVFASSSTVYGDPEVIPTPESHPIKPISIYGATKAMCEFLCQAYSKLYGFKCLILRYANIVGPRLKHGVIYDFMEKLRRDKSKLEILGDGTQVKSYLYITDALNATFKAYEKLVEEDYPFEIYNVGSMDQLTVKEIADIVVSRMGLSGVMYVYKPVTADGRGWPGDVKVMLLDTSKLTFKTGWKPIYDSRRSVEETVKSILLSQ